TCATGCATTTGCCCTTTAGGTGAAGTACATGAATTTTGCATCTGAGAGTGTGCCATTTCAAAGGACACTATTAAAGTCCATGCGTATTGCAAACTAAAAAGTGtatcttttgccaatttaaagAGGGAAGACAGTAGTTGAAGGAAACAAAATGGTTGATGTCAGAACAATCACCGTAAAATAGAGCCAAAGAAATTCGCCTATTTATTATATGCTCCTATATATGTATAACATTGCAActcttgtttattttaattatctAAGTTGGTACTCAAAAGAGCTGATTAGCCTTCCATATTCGCATGAAAACTACATAGAATCTAACACTACTAGAATATAATCTTTTTCATCGGTTATGGTTGCATCAATTGAATGACATGTGCAGCCTCCTAGTGTTACTTATAAGTAGGCGATGTGATGATTTATATACACTGATAGGCTCTGTCATATCTAAATCAAAGTAGGAATGTCAAAAATGGATCACAAACTCATATTTTAACACAAATTTATTTAGTCAGGTTTTATTTGAGTCACCTCACCTTTCAAATATAGgttgtaaaagaaaaataataaaaaaagattggTTTTAATGGGTCTGTAATAAAATCACCTTCAACCAGTTTAATCAAAATAgtaaagttaagaaaaaaaggTCTAAAGAaattgttgagagagagagagagattatcaTATGCTTCTGACGTCGCTTTCGTTTCTTGAGAATGATCGTCCACCGCCGTCATGTTTAATAATAAGAAACAGTCTTATCTTGTACTAGATCTCATGAAACTCTAAAACGAAATTATGACTGATCAGAAAATTATTTGACCGAGTTTTTCGTTCTTTGTGAAAAATAGCTGAGGATTTTTGATaatgtaaatttctttttttatcaatgcCGCGTCACCCCTCCATCCATCACTACCATGCTGCGTTGTCCATCACACCCCTCTCGGCCCTAGGTCAGCGCCATGCGTCCTGAGATCTGAGGCAGCATGGCCTCAGGTTTGAGGTCATGACCGCCGCAGCCTGAGGTAGCCGTGGCCGCACATCGGAGTCCGAGGCCGCGCTGCCTAAAGTAAGAGTTgtagagagacagagagaagggCGGGCAGTGCGAGATAGTGGAGGTGGACGGCGGGTCAACCACGGCAGCGAGGAGGGCGAAGGTGCACGAGGGTTCACGGTATGATGATGTTTGGTGAAGGACATGTGCAAGCGCAGATGGCGATGGTGGAGTTATGCGGAtaagggagaaggaagaaggaggaaagaaaactGTGATGCTAGCGTCGATGAGTTTTTCCCTAGAAAAAAGAGATCTCTTTGTGGCTCTCTCATAGACACTCTTGGAAATTGCAGCTTGAGAAAGGGAGACCGACGGTGGTGAAGCAAAGTTGGCGATCCGCACAAAATTATGCAGAGAAAGCTCAATGTGCCTCTTACACCCAAGCgcacacacttatatatatacacagTCACTGATTGTGCGAGTGTGACGTGGACGCTGTCTTATGGGTACTATAGAATTTGGTGACAAcgtatttcattttttttttaataaggagCTTTCTTGTTTTCacataagaaaatgaaaacatgtAGCATAGTATGTCCAACTAGTATGGCATAATGGATTTAACCCGTGTGCTTCGCAGCTCTCATCTCAAAAGGAGAGACAATTTATTCATGGGTTGTGTAGTTGCAAAGGGGGTTTGGATTAGATTTATAGCAAAATGTTGATGGAGTACAACTATTCAAAGCTGGTCTGTGGAGTTGCAGTGGGTAATTTATCATAAGAGAGGCAAAGCTGTTCCTGTTCTTCAAGATTGCTTAGCGTGCAGTCATCTCTCACATTTGGATTTTGATTCAGACTGTTGGTTCCTCTATGGATAGCAGTACCATTTCTCTCGATTCACACGGATGTGTTGCATAAAATGCATGATCGTTGATGGGAGTCTTACCGGATCACGGCATTTTGAAATTTGCAAGATTTGGGACCGAATAGGATTACATCTGAAGCTGCATCTTGCAAGGGTTTGTACCATGTTTATCCTCCTGGTCCGCAAAGTTTTGGAATTACATGCTTAATTAGCAAAAGGTAGCTCCTCTTACAACACACTATTTCTATCAACCCTCTCACCAGATCTCTCTTTCTCGGGTTGCAACAAGCTAATAAACATGCACGGAGTCCTAATATATTCGCCGCCCAGACCACGCTCAACATCACATCGCGAAACACAGACCTTGAAGAAGTTGGTGCTTCACCATGTGTCAAGAAGAGCCACCTTGAGTTGCATGAACCTCCACATCCTGCAAAATAGACTTCAGGCATGTTCACCCCTTCATCACATGCACATGTATGGCTTCACACTTCATCTCCCTTTCTATCTATATACTGTTATTTTATATTGGAGTTGGTATTGATGTTCATCAAAGCATTAGGCCAGAAAATGAAATGATCGCACAGAAGCATCACGAGATTCGAAAACACTGACCATCATTGGAGATTCTGAAGCAACACTAGCGGCAATAAGAGAGCCACTTTTGCTTGTTTTGAGCAATTGAGAAGCCTTATTAGGGCCCAGAATCTTTATAGTGTTTCCATCTGCAATGACAGCCAGTAGACTTCCCTCCTTGTTGAAGCGGATGCGAGGCCTTGCCTTGAAATAATTCCAAAAAGGTAATTGGAAAGCTTTATCGAAAAATATGACTAATAATCTTTTAAATGCTCCCACAAGCGTGCATGCACAAACACACAAAAGCATTTTGAAGTGACAGAAAATCATTTCTCAAACTTACTGGCAGGCTGCCTTCCGCATCAGTAGTTGCCAAAAGCTTGACATTGTCCATGTTCCAGAATTTGATCATATGGTCATCACCGGCTGCTAACAAGCTCTTGGCTGTATGGAAGTGTGCAATGTCCAAAGAACATTTCCCCAACCCTTGATAGGTTCTTTTTACGGAACCTTCACTTTCATCCCACTCAACGAGGAATGACTCTCCATCATTATTCGACCCGCAAGAGAAAAGCCTTGAAAAGTGATAAGTGTAGACGTTTAAGAAATTGGAGCATCCATAAGAGTTACGTAATAGCACAGCATTAAAATTGATCAGTTCAATCTCCAGCACAACAAACCTCCTGTTATCATTACTATAAGCCATAACCATGCATGCACGGCCAGGTGCATTGTGATTAAATCTGGCCCCAAAATCATCATATAGCCATGCCCTTATCTTGCCATCCACAGATGTTGAGAAGATAAACTGAGGAAATAAAATTTCGCCAAAAACACAAGGATGTCAGCTAATATTTTAAATCGTAAAGGATTAATGGAAAAGCAGGTGAACTGCTGTTCTCACTTCAATGCCTGACTTCATCTGTGGGCGGATAGAATAAACAGGGGCATTATGACCTTCAAAAGTAAAACGCTTGACTCCATCCATCACATCCCAAACCTGCATAAGCATTGTCAAATACACTGCTGATTATTCATGTcatgaaatgaagaagaatgtcATTTATGTACATGCAAATAGAGGTTCAAGCAAACCTTGACAGTCCTGTCATTGCCGCATGTTATGAGAGACTGCCGCTTGTTGGTGGCAGAAAATGCCAGATCATTCACACGGCCATCATGAGCTTCAATCTAGACATCAGAAGTTGGTGTAACTAGTATGCTCAGCCCGCAAATACTTGTTCAAAATAAGGAAATGAGCATTATACCTCCAGTTGTGGCTTAACATTATTGCCACAGCCAAAAACATATATCTGAACCAAGTGTGTCGAATATGCAGCGCCTTTTCCAAGACAGAAAGTAAGTAATTATTCTTATATTCTAAGAAGAAGCATCTTTGAATTTGCATGTCTGCTTACCAAACAATAAACCATCTGGACTCCAATTTACACGAGTTATAGAAATACTTGAATCTCCAATCATAGCTTCCTAAATAATTAAAGAACTCTCAAGAATTAGTTCATGAAGATGGATGCGATTGTATTCACTACATGGATGGTGATATTAGTCAATATGGTACATACCTTGAACTTGGTAGAGCATGCTTCCATATTCCAGACCTTAAAGTTGTCAGAGAACAGTTTCACGCCAGAACCAACTTCCCATATCCCGATATCTCCATTTCCAGTACCAACTAAATGTTTAGATAAACGAAATCTGAATTACAGAGCTTGAACTTATGATCACGCTTATTGCAAgctcaaaaaaagagaaagagcaGCCTGTTTATCAAAGTTAACCTAAAAGGTATGTCTGCTGAATGGGACTAAAATCGATGTCTGTCGGGTACAATTCCTCCTTCAATGTCTGGATAACTTTCATGGGTAGGTCATCAAGGACCTCTGATGCTGGTTGCTGGCTTAGAGCAGGATGAGCATCCGTTGATGTTACCTACACATGTAATAGAAGGTATTTTGGTGGTTCTTCCCCCATCTTCAAAGATGTTTTAATGGGATTGGATTAACTTAACTACATTTGATATCATGAATTTATCCAGAGAGGTCATTAAGCACAGCAGGACCATTTATCTCCTTAGAAAATTTAGATAGAAAATAAGCTTCCAATGGAAAAGGAACTCACTGCCAAAGCATCATCTGCTGGTGGGACAACCGGACTTTTAGGAGGTTGGCAACAGTGGTCTGCCAAAATCGTATGTATCACAGGATTTGGTACTGGATACGTACAATGGGAATGCTGCCAATTCAAGCTGTAAATTTCCAGGCAACATCACTGTTATGTCCACATTTGCCACGGCGGAAATGTGATTAAGGAAAGTCAGAAAAGAATGGTTGCATTTAATAGTTCCCATTCCACTATCGCCGATGTGAATCAAAATGGAAAAGTAATTCCTGCGCGATGATACCTAACTTGGATAGTGGTTAAGGAAATCACCTCTGGTTTATAATGTACCCCAACCTACATGGCTCGAATCCAGGTAAAATAAGTTTTCCCTGCAGAGCAGGATTTAGCTCAATATCCTTCTTTATTTCCCACCTTATTGCACTTCTCGCATCCTCTGTAGAGTACAAGGCAAGTTTGTTGTTTTTCCTGTTGAATCCAAATATATCCCATAACAAATGCTAAGTTAGATAAATATATGACCATATGGAGAAGCAATCACTCGAACTAGTTAATACCGTATATTATCCAACGCCACGAGTTCAGTCAATTCCTCGAATAATTCTTTATTTGCCTTGAAAACTTTTAGATCGCTCCTGAGTATATTCATTGCCTTTGGGACATCATTGCTGCCAAAATATTTGACCAATTCATCAGAACGTCGAGATTTAGATGCGAACCGGATATGGAAAAGACACATACATGTGACATATCCATGCATGATAATCGTTAGATTCCTTAAACAACAATATTACCTGTCCAAAGCTTCGAGgtacttttgttttctcaatTCGAAATAGATCTTCATTGAGAATCTGTTGTCCTCCAGCTGAGTAAAACCAGAAAGGTACTTTTCTGCCTCTTCCAACCTCCCTTCCAGTATAAGCTCCTCCATATAATCCCAGTCAAAATACGCACCCGATTCCCGCTCCAACCTagcagagagaaaaaaaatagtctGGTCCATAAGAAACAAGAAGTCTGCTTATATTGACTTAGATTCGAGAGACAATCCCCATCGACAAACTTACTCATGTGCAGCTTCTTTGTAGCCGCGCTCTTTCAAGAACTGTAAGATAATCAAGATCAGATGGGCACCAAGATGAGGCATTCCAGGCGTATCAGGCAATACCATTTGGACAGTCTCCTAGCTGCGAAAATTTTAAGATACACAAATCAGTGTTCTTTTCGTCAAGGAGAATGAACTCTCGTCTAGTGCACGCTCCGCATCGAAACGAGGCACAGGAAATTTACAAGAGATGAATTCTTTTTCCCCCCATTTTACCAGAAACAAAAAATGGTGGTTCGATCACATAAAAAGTGACCATCTCTTACTTATCTCTAGTGCATATAAAATTCCGACCTCAAGCAAGTTGTACGATGTAAAGAGCCGTGCATTATTAGATTTTGGTCAATCTTCGGATTTATCGGCAAAGGAACTGTTCTGATCAAACATAGAAGAAACCAAGAAGCGAAAACCCGAACATGTATTTGAATGTCCATCCTGAGTAAAAACTTTCAAATCCTTTTTCTCAAACTTGATCAAAATCAACGTGACATGCCGTACACTCTATGATCGGAACAAAAAATGATCTCCAAAGAAGCTAAGAAGCCCCATCATCATCAAAGTGAAAGGATCTACGAAGCGCTCATgactggaaaaaagaaaaaaagaaaaaagaatcaagcaAGCATCATCTCTAAGGGGTTGTAGACAAAGAAAggcctcatttttttttacaagaacGAGCAGCAAAAGCCATAAAAAGTTGGCCTTTTttcctctaaaaaaaaaaaaaaaaaattcttgggTTGATCagtcaaatgaaagaagaaaattcataacaaaAGCGTGGGAACTGGGTCAGAAGGCAAAATTCAGGcaagaaaacaaggaaaaaggtAACCTGGAACAAGAACGAGAATGATCAAACCCTAGCGTCGATGAATTTTTGTCTTAGAAGAAAGAGATCTCTCTGTGGATCTCTCTCACGGCACCCTGTAAAATTTCAGCTTGAGATAGGGAGAGTGACGGTGGCGAAGCAAAGTTGGCGACTCGCACAGAAATATGCAGAGAGAACACACTGTGCTTCTTACACGCAAGCACAGGCGCTTATATATGCACAGTCTGACTGTGCAAGGGTGACGTGGACACTGTCTGACATGTAACACCAGATTTGGCCACAGCCTAACTTTGCTAGCACAACAAGAGATAATGTGAGAATAAAATTCTATtgtaaattacaaattttttaaaaaattcgatcCTATAAtaacttttataattatttataatttgatttttcttaatcaAATTTGACTATCATTCTACGATAGATTAAAGATCATTATATaatcatttttcatatttttttaatgagaagCTTTCTTGTTTTCatatagaaaaggaaaataaaaaagaggaacaatCAAAACATTGGTTCCGTTGCTGTCAGGTGTCCTGAAAGATTTGCTCAcgcgtaattttttttttaattacatataTCTTTAGGAATTTCTACCGCGAAAGAGGAAATACTTTCCGCAAGCAATATCACTCTCCATGTCATGTAATTTAAGTAGTTGAACACTTGTATGACGAATGATAAATACTTTCCACAAGCGGCATCAATTTTTGTGTCGTTAATCTCTTTCGATGCAAGTACCGTTTACTTAATACTTGTCCGGCGGAGAAGattgcttttgaaaatttatttcctaataGTCAATGGGAAAAATTCCACATAATTTTTGTTCTTACATCATTGTAAATATTTGTAAAAATTTAGATCGCTTTTggagcttttttttcttttaatggcATTCTATTATGGAAATCTCATTTTTAAACTTTGAACTGTAGCGAAATTTGTTCATTTGGACGAGTTTGGACATAATTTTTTGGCAACTAGCTGAGATATGGTCTGAGTTGATCGAGTATGAATATGCATCCTAATATTGGTTTCTTGGAATGGTAATTGGGCAAAGCGTAATCCAAAGGACAGGTTTTACTACCAAATAAGCACCACGAGAACATCCTCCATTTATTTGGGGACCATATGATTGAGATTGCATATATCTATTACAGGGAGAAAAGAAATGTACCACACACAAGACACacctttcttctcatttttggatATCTAGGCACGACTCTCTTCTCCCTACTACATTTGGATTTTCTAACAACTCACGATGATTTGCTTCCTTATACAGAACATTCCTATCTAGGGTTTTCCTAGTTAGATGTTTATTCCCATTCCGGTGTTTGGGGCATATCCTTTTGCGCAAACCTGAATTCTCTATCCGAGGCAAATGCCACGTCGTGGATAAGTTTCCATCATTGTCAATGGTGATATTTTTCTCACCCTTATTTGGATTGACAAAGAGGGTCTAGTTAACTCACATGCCTTTTATTTGATATCTAGAAAAGCATTTACAGTaattcccttctctctccctctctctctttctcaagaGTTGCAGGTCTTGAGGTTCTCTCTGGGGAGGATTTTGCTGAACATGGAGGGGCGCGACTCGTACGGCACGTCGTGGGCGGACCAGTGGGACAACAACCCGGACCCAGCTCCGGCGGAGAACGACAAGAAGAAAAGCACCACGAGCAACATCACGACGGCCAAGTACAAGGAGAAGATGGGGGAAGGCCTCGTCAAGACCAAGACCGCCGCTTCGGACGGGGTCAAGAAGGTCAAAGAAGGAACCTCCGTCGGCATCCAGTGGATCAAGGAGAAGTACCAGAAGACCACCGGCAAGAACTAATTTGGcttagttctctctctctctctctctctttccggGTCATGTGACAGTTTTTCTGTTTGGTTCTTTCGATTGTTTCCTTCATCTGTATTATAGAGACATATGCGTGCTTGCATCTCACTTTGTATGATATGACTTGATGATCATTTTCCGCTTTGGATGTCTAGTGGATTATAGTTTCCTTTCTTTGAAATCATGTCACAAGTTTCGTGCCGACAGAATCGGTTCATGTTATCTCCGAAGCGAGCTGACCGATCGTCAGATGATGTCCATGGTATCTCCATATTATCCGGGCAGAGAATACGTGATCCATGGCCAAAGATGGATTTGCTCGCGTGCTTTGGTATTCTAGTTTTGAGATGAGAGTCTTCGACTAACTGAGAGAAAAGGCCAGCTGAGATTAGATGATTCAAATGATCAATCTTCATCTTGGTCAAATGAGGCCCGCCTAGAAGACatgggaaaaattataaaaaggtcTTAAACCAATTGCACTTGTATTAATTCaaatctaaaacttttaatttaatcaattagatcctaaatttttttgataatttgtcaatataatctaTCCGgctaatttttttggaaatcaCTAACGTTGATGCCAACCATCTTATTGGCACAGCCGGAGTTTGacttgactaatttttttttcctgaatttttttattttttattttttgggttcttCCTCCGTTGGTGGTTGGGTCTTGGTTATGGCCAGCGACCTACCACAAGCAACAATTAGCGAGGGTTGCCTTTGTTTGAAGCTTTCGAGGTTGGTCCTCGCTAACCTCTAGTGAGGCTCAATCTTGCCGGATATGATGAGGGCAACCTTTGTCGATTGTCACCTTTGGCTAGTTGCCGGCCATCACCAAGGTCTGAAGACTAGCAAAgaaagaatgaacaaaaaaaaaaaaaaaaaaaaaaacaaaagagaaaataaaattttaaaaatgatattgtaaaaattattaatgtcaGCATCGGCCGTGCCATCATATAGTACAGCCGGCATCCACGTTAGCGATTATTAGTTAAAATTGACCGGATaaactaaattataaaattatcaaaatgtttagtatTCA
This genomic stretch from Eucalyptus grandis isolate ANBG69807.140 chromosome 3, ASM1654582v1, whole genome shotgun sequence harbors:
- the LOC120291941 gene encoding protein TOPLESS-like is translated as MVLPDTPGMPHLGAHLILIILQFLKERGYKEAAHELERESGAYFDWDYMEELILEGRLEEAEKYLSGFTQLEDNRFSMKIYFELRKQKYLEALDSNDVPKAMNILRSDLKVFKANKELFEELTELVALDNIRKNNKLALYSTEDARSAIRWEIKKDIELNPALQGKLILPGFEPCRLGYIINQSLNWQHSHCTYPVPNPVIHTILADHCCQPPKSPVVPPADDALAVTSTDAHPALSQQPASEVLDDLPMKVIQTLKEELYPTDIDFSPIQQTYLLVGTGNGDIGIWEVGSGVKLFSDNFKVWNMEACSTKFKEAMIGDSSISITRVNWSPDGLLFGAAYSTHLVQIYVFGCGNNVKPQLEIEAHDGRVNDLAFSATNKRQSLITCGNDRTVKVWDVMDGVKRFTFEGHNAPVYSIRPQMKSGIEFIFSTSVDGKIRAWLYDDFGARFNHNAPGRACMVMAYSNDNRRLFSCGSNNDGESFLVEWDESEGSVKRTYQGLGKCSLDIAHFHTAKSLLAAGDDHMIKFWNMDNVKLLATTDAEGSLPARPRIRFNKEGSLLAVIADGNTIKILGPNKASQLLKTSKSGSLIAASVASESPMMRHIELSLHNFVRIANFASPPSVSLSQAAISKSVYERATKRSLFSREKLIDASITVFFPPSSFSLIRITPPSPSALAHVLHQTSSYREPSCTFALLAAVVDPPSTSTISHCPPFSLSLYNSYFRQRGLGLRCAATATSGCGGHDLKPEAMLPQISGRMALT
- the LOC104437641 gene encoding uncharacterized protein LOC104437641; this encodes MEGRDSYGTSWADQWDNNPDPAPAENDKKKSTTSNITTAKYKEKMGEGLVKTKTAASDGVKKVKEGTSVGIQWIKEKYQKTTGKN